In Amphiprion ocellaris isolate individual 3 ecotype Okinawa chromosome 3, ASM2253959v1, whole genome shotgun sequence, one genomic interval encodes:
- the c2cd5 gene encoding C2 domain-containing protein 5 isoform X22 — MPGKLKAKIVAGRHLPVMDRASDLTDAFVEVKFGNTTFKTDVCHKSLNPQWNSEWFKFEVDDEDLQDEPLQITVLDHDTYSANDAIGKVYIDIDPLLCTEAASVISGWFPIYDTIHGIRGEINVLVKVELFNDLNRFRQSSCGVKFFCTTSIPRCYRAAMVHGFVEELVVNEDPEYQWIDRIRTPRASNEARQRLISLMSGELQRKIGLKVLEMGGNAVVGYLQCFDLEGESGLVVRAIGTACTLDKVSSGSAPNTNTHVHPNTAPASNACNSPSKDGKESPLAHGCRSTHNSPVHSVCSSQRLSQNFSVSVPTLIFTGMGSGGSAGKEAGPLKTLLRQHTQTALEQREFPFFTLTSFPPGFLVHVGGVVSARSVKLLDRIHNPALGNTRSYKLLDWNSVTADEPETRDAWWEEIRQEIKSHAKALGCHAVVGYSESTSICEEVCILSASGTAAILNPRYMREGCLDIGSTDHRFEDPSPPSCGFCHIPYDELNMPFPAQLTYCYHCRRQKVPDVLFTTIDLPSEAAVTGKGCLIQARLCRLKKKAQGEVNATAISNLLPFMEYELHTQLMNKLKLRNMNALFGLHIQISVGENMLLGLASATGVYLTALPAPGGIQIAGKTPGDLSNEHHILTIQKRINDTIAKNKELYQINPPELTEEGLGSPIPEPRQRSRLFRSHSESSDELSELDLSHGKKDAFVLEIDDTDAVEDIHSLLTDAPPPTGFYSCNTEIMPGIYNWTSGIQMFTSVRVFRLSNANLTNQGLNKIFTDLCENLLKSFYFKLRSMIPCCLCHLNFTVAVPEEELIQVAVTAVAMTFDKDQAQEKPAEKPINKGSSENEEQLQFPLELCADVSSANTQPSSKVSGTVSLLTPAAKLCQNQLVMIHLPGVPESTNVSSRAASVDYGSFADRCSTWLELLRLKAHTIRRGSVKTSRRTQSLAHSVSSLERCSPLPEGRSRSLRSSRSFGGSSVTVVKMTPLSFLPGIRIIKYLGIINMFFIRETTSLREEGGVSGFLHSFIAEVFAMVRAHVAALGGNAVVSYSMKECVLMENPNKNQAQCLINVSGDAVICVRETDQEPTASMTNIGQTCCSANDGAT; from the exons ATGCCTGGGAAACTAAAGGCCAAAATTGTGGCAGGGCGCCATTTGCCTGTGATGGACAGAGCCAGTgacctgactgatgcttttgtAGAG GTCAAGTTTGGAAACACAACCTTCAAAACAGATGTCTGTCACAAATCTCTCAATCCTCAGTGGAACTCAGAATGGTTCAAATTTGAG GTTGATGATGAGGACTTGCAGGATGAGCCGTTGCAGATCACAGTATTGGACCATGACACGTACAGTGCTAATGATGCCATAGGGAAAGTTTACATTGACATTGACCCACTTCTCTGCACTGAGGCTGCTTCTGTCATCTCTGGCTGGTTTCCCATCTATGATACCATCCATG GTATCCGAGGGGAGATCAATGTCCTCGTCAAAGTGGAGCTCTTCAATGATTTGAACCGCTTTAGACAGTCATCGTGTGGGGTCAAGTTTTTCTGCA CCACATCCATTCCACGGTGCTACCGAGCAGCAATGGTACATGGGTTTGTGGAGGAGCTCGTGGTTAATGAAGATCCAGAGTACCAGTGGATAGATCGCATTAGAACTCCCCGAGCCTCCAATGAGGCTCGTCAGAGGCTCATTTCTCTCATGTCTG GAGAGCTACAGAGGAAAATAGGGCTTAAGGTACTGGAGATGGGTGGGAATGCAGTGGTGGGCTACTTGCAGTGTTTCGACCTGGAGGGGGAGTCGGGCCTGGTGGTGCGGGCCATAGGTACCGCCTGCACACTGGACAAAGTCAGCTCTGGAAGCGCTCCCAACACCAACACACATGTGCACCCTAACACAGCCCCTGCTTCCAATGCCTGCAATTCCCCTTCTAAAGACGGAAAGGA GTCTCCCCTTGCCCACGGATGCCGCTCCACCCACAACAGTCCAGTGCATTCGGTCTGCAGCTCCCAGAGACTGTCCCAGaacttctctgtctctgttccCACACTCATCTTCACTG GAATGGGCAGTGGGGGCAGCGCTGGGAAGGAGGCAGGGCCGCTGAAGACCCTGCTCAGacagcacacacagacagctctCGAGCAGAGG GAGTTCCCGTTCTTCACCTTGACCTCTTTCCCACCTGGTTTTCTGGTTCATGTCGGTGGAGTGGTCAGCGCTCGTTCTGTTAAATTACTGGACCGTATACACAACCCTG CCTTGGGTAACACGCGCTCATACAAACTGCTAGACTGGAATAGTGTCACTGCAG atGAGCCAGAAACTCGTGATGCCTGGTGGGAGGAGATTCGTCAGGAGATCAAATCTCATGCCAAAGCGCTTGGTTGCCATGCTGTTGTAGGGTACAGTGAGAGCACAAGCATCTG TGAAGAAGTGTGTATTCTGTCAGCATCAGGCACAGCAGCCATCCTGAATCCTCGGTACATGCGCGAAGGCTGCCTAGACATCGGAAGCACAGACCACag gttTGAGGACCCGTCTCCACCAAGCTGTGGCTTCTGTCACATACCATATGATGAGCTCAACATGCCATTTCCTGCCCAGCTCACCTACTGTTACCACTGCAGAAGGCAAAAG GTTCCTGATGTGCTATTCACAACAATTGACTTGCCATCAGAAGCAGCTGTCACAGGGAAGGGTTGCCTCATCCAGGCCAG ACTGTGTCGCCTAAAGAAGAAGGCCCAGGGAGAAGTGAATGCGACGGCCATCTCCAACCTGCTACCTTTCATGGAATACGAGCTGCACACGCAGCTGATGAATAAACTGAAGCTGCGGAATATGAATGCTCTGTTTGGCCTGCACATACAGATCAGCGTTGGCGAGAACATGCTCCTGGGTCTAGCT tctGCTACAGGAGTGTACCTGACAGCGCTACCTGCACCAGGAGGTATCCAGATTGCGGGCAAGACTCCGGGTGACCTGAGCAATGAACACCATATATTGACCATCCAGAAAAGGATTAATGACACCATAGCCAAGAACAAGGAGCTCTATCAAATAAACCCTCCG gaGCTGACAGAGGAAGGGTTGGGTTCCCCGATCCCTGAGCCGAGGCAACGATCCAGACTCTTTCGCTCGCACTCAGAAAGTTCTGATGAACTGTCAGAATTGGATCTGTCCCATGGCAAAAAGGATGCATTCGTCCTGGAG ATTGATGACACTGATGCTGTAGAGGACATCCACTCTCTCCTTACTGACGCACCTCCCCCTACAG GTTTCTACAGCTGCAACACCGAAATCATGCCTGGGATTTATAACTGGACTTCAGGAATACAG ATGTTTACATCGGTGAGGGTCTTCAGGTTGAGCAATGCCAATCTCACTAACCAGGGCTTAAACAAGATCTTCACTGACCTATGTGAGAATCTGCTGAAG AGTTTTTACTTCAAGTTGCGCTCTATGATCCCCTGCTGTCTTTGTCATCTCAACTTCACTGTAGCAGTGCCAGAAGAAGAACTCATACAA GTCGCAGTGACAGCGGTTGCCATGACGTTTGACAAGGACCAGGCTCAGGAGAAGCCAGCTGAGAAGCCCATCAACAAAG GTTCCAGTGAGAATGAGGAGCAGCTGCAGTTTCCCCTTGAGTTATGTGCAGACGTGTCATCTGCCAACACTCAGCCGTCTTCCAAAGTCTCAG GTACAGTGTCTTTATTGACTCCAGCTGCAAAGCTCTGCCAAAATCAGCTGGTTATGATTCATTTACCAG GTGTCCCAGAGAGTACCAACGTCTCATCCAGAG ctgcctccGTTGATTACGGTTCCTTTGCAGACAGATGCAGCACCTGGCTAGAGCTGCTTAGGCTGAAAGCTCACACCATAAGACGAGGATCAGTTAAGACAAGTAGGAGGACACAGTCTCTAGCACACTCTG TCTCATCTTTGGAGCGCTGCAGTCCGCTGCCTGAAGGCCGTTCCCGCTCGCTGCGCTCCAGTCGATCGTTCGGGGGCAGTTCAGTAACCGTGGTGAAGATGACGCCGCTCTCCTTCCTCCCTGGGATACGCATCATTAAATACCTTGGGATCATCAACATGTTCTTCATCAGAGAGACGACATCATTGCGGGAG GAAGGCGGTGTTAGTGGCTTCCTCCATTCATTCATAGCAGAGGTGTTTGCGATGGTGCGAGCCCATGTAGCAGCCCTGGGTGGCAATGCAGTAGTGTCCTACAGCATGAAAGAGTGTGTGTTAATGGAGAATCCAAACAAGAACCAG GCTCAGTGTCTCATTAATGTGAGCGGTGATGCAGTCATTTGCGTCAGAGAAACTGACCAGGAGCCCACAGCCTCGATGACAAACATCGGACAGACCTGTTGTAGCGCAAACGACGGGGCAACatga
- the c2cd5 gene encoding C2 domain-containing protein 5 isoform X13 produces the protein MPGKLKAKIVAGRHLPVMDRASDLTDAFVEVKFGNTTFKTDVCHKSLNPQWNSEWFKFEVDDEDLQDEPLQITVLDHDTYSANDAIGKVYIDIDPLLCTEAASVISGWFPIYDTIHGIRGEINVLVKVELFNDLNRFRQSSCGVKFFCTTSIPRCYRAAMVHGFVEELVVNEDPEYQWIDRIRTPRASNEARQRLISLMSGELQRKIGLKVLEMGGNAVVGYLQCFDLEGESGLVVRAIGTACTLDKVSSGSAPNTNTHVHPNTAPASNACNSPSKDGKEPVFGEDLPSSSGPPTPFRALPTSSSSPPPFSPSKPCSRQSSSSDTDLSLTPKTVEPKPVRCRPGIFLCPSSPTLSTDTLSLPGSGSVGCGHGLSSAPRATTPPPPSSIHSDCALLRKSVSFTEDLLLAASGMGSGGSAGKEAGPLKTLLRQHTQTALEQRGASSSGLLLNAREFPFFTLTSFPPGFLVHVGGVVSARSVKLLDRIHNPALGNTRSYKLLDWNSVTADEPETRDAWWEEIRQEIKSHAKALGCHAVVGYSESTSICEEVCILSASGTAAILNPRYMREGCLDIGSTDHRFEDPSPPSCGFCHIPYDELNMPFPAQLTYCYHCRRQKVPDVLFTTIDLPSEAAVTGKGCLIQARLCRLKKKAQGEVNATAISNLLPFMEYELHTQLMNKLKLRNMNALFGLHIQISVGENMLLGLASATGVYLTALPAPGGIQIAGKTPGDLSNEHHILTIQKRINDTIAKNKELYQINPPKLFALDPEVFCGINMELTEEGLGSPIPEPRQRSRLFRSHSESSDELSELDLSHGKKDAFVLEIDDTDAVEDIHSLLTDAPPPTGFYSCNTEIMPGIYNWTSGIQMFTSVRVFRLSNANLTNQGLNKIFTDLCENLLKSFYFKLRSMIPCCLCHLNFTVAVPEEELIQVAVTAVAMTFDKDQAQEKPAEKPINKGSSENEEQLQFPLELCADVSSANTQPSSKVSGVPESTNVSSRDRCSTWLELLRLKAHTIRRGSVKTISSLERCSPLPEGRSRSLRSSRSFGGSSVTVVKMTPLSFLPGIRIIKYLGIINMFFIRETTSLREEGGVSGFLHSFIAEVFAMVRAHVAALGGNAVVSYSMKECVLMENPNKNQAQCLINVSGDAVICVRETDQEPTASMTNIGQTCCSANDGAT, from the exons ATGCCTGGGAAACTAAAGGCCAAAATTGTGGCAGGGCGCCATTTGCCTGTGATGGACAGAGCCAGTgacctgactgatgcttttgtAGAG GTCAAGTTTGGAAACACAACCTTCAAAACAGATGTCTGTCACAAATCTCTCAATCCTCAGTGGAACTCAGAATGGTTCAAATTTGAG GTTGATGATGAGGACTTGCAGGATGAGCCGTTGCAGATCACAGTATTGGACCATGACACGTACAGTGCTAATGATGCCATAGGGAAAGTTTACATTGACATTGACCCACTTCTCTGCACTGAGGCTGCTTCTGTCATCTCTGGCTGGTTTCCCATCTATGATACCATCCATG GTATCCGAGGGGAGATCAATGTCCTCGTCAAAGTGGAGCTCTTCAATGATTTGAACCGCTTTAGACAGTCATCGTGTGGGGTCAAGTTTTTCTGCA CCACATCCATTCCACGGTGCTACCGAGCAGCAATGGTACATGGGTTTGTGGAGGAGCTCGTGGTTAATGAAGATCCAGAGTACCAGTGGATAGATCGCATTAGAACTCCCCGAGCCTCCAATGAGGCTCGTCAGAGGCTCATTTCTCTCATGTCTG GAGAGCTACAGAGGAAAATAGGGCTTAAGGTACTGGAGATGGGTGGGAATGCAGTGGTGGGCTACTTGCAGTGTTTCGACCTGGAGGGGGAGTCGGGCCTGGTGGTGCGGGCCATAGGTACCGCCTGCACACTGGACAAAGTCAGCTCTGGAAGCGCTCCCAACACCAACACACATGTGCACCCTAACACAGCCCCTGCTTCCAATGCCTGCAATTCCCCTTCTAAAGACGGAAAGGA GCCGGTTTTTGGTGAGGATCTGCCCTCGTCCTCCGGCCCGCCTACCCCTTTCAGAGccctccccacctcctcctcctctcctccccccttctctcccTCCAAGCCATGCAGCCGCCAGTCCTCATCATCAGACACAGACCTCAGTTTGACGCCCAAGACGG TGGAGCCCAAGCCAGTGAGATGCAGGCCTGGGATCTTCCTCTGCCCCAGCTCCCCCACCCTCTCCACAGACACTCTGTCCCTCCCTGGTTCTGGCTCAGTGGGCTGTGGTCATGGTTTGAGCTCTGCCCCCAGAGCGACAACCCcgccccctccctcctccatccacTCAGACTGTGCCTTGCTGAGAAAGAGCGTGTCCTTCACTGAGGACCTGCTGCTGGCAGCCTCCG GAATGGGCAGTGGGGGCAGCGCTGGGAAGGAGGCAGGGCCGCTGAAGACCCTGCTCAGacagcacacacagacagctctCGAGCAGAGG GGAGCGTCTTCCTCTGGGTTATTGTTAAACGCCAGG GAGTTCCCGTTCTTCACCTTGACCTCTTTCCCACCTGGTTTTCTGGTTCATGTCGGTGGAGTGGTCAGCGCTCGTTCTGTTAAATTACTGGACCGTATACACAACCCTG CCTTGGGTAACACGCGCTCATACAAACTGCTAGACTGGAATAGTGTCACTGCAG atGAGCCAGAAACTCGTGATGCCTGGTGGGAGGAGATTCGTCAGGAGATCAAATCTCATGCCAAAGCGCTTGGTTGCCATGCTGTTGTAGGGTACAGTGAGAGCACAAGCATCTG TGAAGAAGTGTGTATTCTGTCAGCATCAGGCACAGCAGCCATCCTGAATCCTCGGTACATGCGCGAAGGCTGCCTAGACATCGGAAGCACAGACCACag gttTGAGGACCCGTCTCCACCAAGCTGTGGCTTCTGTCACATACCATATGATGAGCTCAACATGCCATTTCCTGCCCAGCTCACCTACTGTTACCACTGCAGAAGGCAAAAG GTTCCTGATGTGCTATTCACAACAATTGACTTGCCATCAGAAGCAGCTGTCACAGGGAAGGGTTGCCTCATCCAGGCCAG ACTGTGTCGCCTAAAGAAGAAGGCCCAGGGAGAAGTGAATGCGACGGCCATCTCCAACCTGCTACCTTTCATGGAATACGAGCTGCACACGCAGCTGATGAATAAACTGAAGCTGCGGAATATGAATGCTCTGTTTGGCCTGCACATACAGATCAGCGTTGGCGAGAACATGCTCCTGGGTCTAGCT tctGCTACAGGAGTGTACCTGACAGCGCTACCTGCACCAGGAGGTATCCAGATTGCGGGCAAGACTCCGGGTGACCTGAGCAATGAACACCATATATTGACCATCCAGAAAAGGATTAATGACACCATAGCCAAGAACAAGGAGCTCTATCAAATAAACCCTCCG AAATTATTTGCCCTGGACCCTGAGGTGTTCTGCGGCATAAACATG gaGCTGACAGAGGAAGGGTTGGGTTCCCCGATCCCTGAGCCGAGGCAACGATCCAGACTCTTTCGCTCGCACTCAGAAAGTTCTGATGAACTGTCAGAATTGGATCTGTCCCATGGCAAAAAGGATGCATTCGTCCTGGAG ATTGATGACACTGATGCTGTAGAGGACATCCACTCTCTCCTTACTGACGCACCTCCCCCTACAG GTTTCTACAGCTGCAACACCGAAATCATGCCTGGGATTTATAACTGGACTTCAGGAATACAG ATGTTTACATCGGTGAGGGTCTTCAGGTTGAGCAATGCCAATCTCACTAACCAGGGCTTAAACAAGATCTTCACTGACCTATGTGAGAATCTGCTGAAG AGTTTTTACTTCAAGTTGCGCTCTATGATCCCCTGCTGTCTTTGTCATCTCAACTTCACTGTAGCAGTGCCAGAAGAAGAACTCATACAA GTCGCAGTGACAGCGGTTGCCATGACGTTTGACAAGGACCAGGCTCAGGAGAAGCCAGCTGAGAAGCCCATCAACAAAG GTTCCAGTGAGAATGAGGAGCAGCTGCAGTTTCCCCTTGAGTTATGTGCAGACGTGTCATCTGCCAACACTCAGCCGTCTTCCAAAGTCTCAG GTGTCCCAGAGAGTACCAACGTCTCATCCAGAG ACAGATGCAGCACCTGGCTAGAGCTGCTTAGGCTGAAAGCTCACACCATAAGACGAGGATCAGTTAAGACAA TCTCATCTTTGGAGCGCTGCAGTCCGCTGCCTGAAGGCCGTTCCCGCTCGCTGCGCTCCAGTCGATCGTTCGGGGGCAGTTCAGTAACCGTGGTGAAGATGACGCCGCTCTCCTTCCTCCCTGGGATACGCATCATTAAATACCTTGGGATCATCAACATGTTCTTCATCAGAGAGACGACATCATTGCGGGAG GAAGGCGGTGTTAGTGGCTTCCTCCATTCATTCATAGCAGAGGTGTTTGCGATGGTGCGAGCCCATGTAGCAGCCCTGGGTGGCAATGCAGTAGTGTCCTACAGCATGAAAGAGTGTGTGTTAATGGAGAATCCAAACAAGAACCAG GCTCAGTGTCTCATTAATGTGAGCGGTGATGCAGTCATTTGCGTCAGAGAAACTGACCAGGAGCCCACAGCCTCGATGACAAACATCGGACAGACCTGTTGTAGCGCAAACGACGGGGCAACatga
- the c2cd5 gene encoding C2 domain-containing protein 5 isoform X9: MPGKLKAKIVAGRHLPVMDRASDLTDAFVEVKFGNTTFKTDVCHKSLNPQWNSEWFKFEVDDEDLQDEPLQITVLDHDTYSANDAIGKVYIDIDPLLCTEAASVISGWFPIYDTIHGIRGEINVLVKVELFNDLNRFRQSSCGVKFFCTTSIPRCYRAAMVHGFVEELVVNEDPEYQWIDRIRTPRASNEARQRLISLMSGELQRKIGLKVLEMGGNAVVGYLQCFDLEGESGLVVRAIGTACTLDKVSSGSAPNTNTHVHPNTAPASNACNSPSKDGKEPVFGEDLPSSSGPPTPFRALPTSSSSPPPFSPSKPCSRQSSSSDTDLSLTPKTVEPKPVRCRPGIFLCPSSPTLSTDTLSLPGSGSVGCGHGLSSAPRATTPPPPSSIHSDCALLRKSVSFTEDLLLAASGMGSGGSAGKEAGPLKTLLRQHTQTALEQREFPFFTLTSFPPGFLVHVGGVVSARSVKLLDRIHNPDEPETRDAWWEEIRQEIKSHAKALGCHAVVGYSESTSICEEVCILSASGTAAILNPRYMREGCLDIGSTDHRFEDPSPPSCGFCHIPYDELNMPFPAQLTYCYHCRRQKVPDVLFTTIDLPSEAAVTGKGCLIQARLCRLKKKAQGEVNATAISNLLPFMEYELHTQLMNKLKLRNMNALFGLHIQISVGENMLLGLASATGVYLTALPAPGGIQIAGKTPGDLSNEHHILTIQKRINDTIAKNKELYQINPPKLFALDPEVFCGINMELTEEGLGSPIPEPRQRSRLFRSHSESSDELSELDLSHGKKDAFVLEIDDTDAVEDIHSLLTDAPPPTGFYSCNTEIMPGIYNWTSGIQMFTSVRVFRLSNANLTNQGLNKIFTDLCENLLKSFYFKLRSMIPCCLCHLNFTVAVPEEELIQVAVTAVAMTFDKDQAQEKPAEKPINKGSSENEEQLQFPLELCADVSSANTQPSSKVSGTVSLLTPAAKLCQNQLVMIHLPGVPESTNVSSRAASVDYGSFADRCSTWLELLRLKAHTIRRGSVKTSRRTQSLAHSVSSLERCSPLPEGRSRSLRSSRSFGGSSVTVVKMTPLSFLPGIRIIKYLGIINMFFIRETTSLREEGGVSGFLHSFIAEVFAMVRAHVAALGGNAVVSYSMKECVLMENPNKNQAQCLINVSGDAVICVRETDQEPTASMTNIGQTCCSANDGAT; this comes from the exons ATGCCTGGGAAACTAAAGGCCAAAATTGTGGCAGGGCGCCATTTGCCTGTGATGGACAGAGCCAGTgacctgactgatgcttttgtAGAG GTCAAGTTTGGAAACACAACCTTCAAAACAGATGTCTGTCACAAATCTCTCAATCCTCAGTGGAACTCAGAATGGTTCAAATTTGAG GTTGATGATGAGGACTTGCAGGATGAGCCGTTGCAGATCACAGTATTGGACCATGACACGTACAGTGCTAATGATGCCATAGGGAAAGTTTACATTGACATTGACCCACTTCTCTGCACTGAGGCTGCTTCTGTCATCTCTGGCTGGTTTCCCATCTATGATACCATCCATG GTATCCGAGGGGAGATCAATGTCCTCGTCAAAGTGGAGCTCTTCAATGATTTGAACCGCTTTAGACAGTCATCGTGTGGGGTCAAGTTTTTCTGCA CCACATCCATTCCACGGTGCTACCGAGCAGCAATGGTACATGGGTTTGTGGAGGAGCTCGTGGTTAATGAAGATCCAGAGTACCAGTGGATAGATCGCATTAGAACTCCCCGAGCCTCCAATGAGGCTCGTCAGAGGCTCATTTCTCTCATGTCTG GAGAGCTACAGAGGAAAATAGGGCTTAAGGTACTGGAGATGGGTGGGAATGCAGTGGTGGGCTACTTGCAGTGTTTCGACCTGGAGGGGGAGTCGGGCCTGGTGGTGCGGGCCATAGGTACCGCCTGCACACTGGACAAAGTCAGCTCTGGAAGCGCTCCCAACACCAACACACATGTGCACCCTAACACAGCCCCTGCTTCCAATGCCTGCAATTCCCCTTCTAAAGACGGAAAGGA GCCGGTTTTTGGTGAGGATCTGCCCTCGTCCTCCGGCCCGCCTACCCCTTTCAGAGccctccccacctcctcctcctctcctccccccttctctcccTCCAAGCCATGCAGCCGCCAGTCCTCATCATCAGACACAGACCTCAGTTTGACGCCCAAGACGG TGGAGCCCAAGCCAGTGAGATGCAGGCCTGGGATCTTCCTCTGCCCCAGCTCCCCCACCCTCTCCACAGACACTCTGTCCCTCCCTGGTTCTGGCTCAGTGGGCTGTGGTCATGGTTTGAGCTCTGCCCCCAGAGCGACAACCCcgccccctccctcctccatccacTCAGACTGTGCCTTGCTGAGAAAGAGCGTGTCCTTCACTGAGGACCTGCTGCTGGCAGCCTCCG GAATGGGCAGTGGGGGCAGCGCTGGGAAGGAGGCAGGGCCGCTGAAGACCCTGCTCAGacagcacacacagacagctctCGAGCAGAGG GAGTTCCCGTTCTTCACCTTGACCTCTTTCCCACCTGGTTTTCTGGTTCATGTCGGTGGAGTGGTCAGCGCTCGTTCTGTTAAATTACTGGACCGTATACACAACCCTG atGAGCCAGAAACTCGTGATGCCTGGTGGGAGGAGATTCGTCAGGAGATCAAATCTCATGCCAAAGCGCTTGGTTGCCATGCTGTTGTAGGGTACAGTGAGAGCACAAGCATCTG TGAAGAAGTGTGTATTCTGTCAGCATCAGGCACAGCAGCCATCCTGAATCCTCGGTACATGCGCGAAGGCTGCCTAGACATCGGAAGCACAGACCACag gttTGAGGACCCGTCTCCACCAAGCTGTGGCTTCTGTCACATACCATATGATGAGCTCAACATGCCATTTCCTGCCCAGCTCACCTACTGTTACCACTGCAGAAGGCAAAAG GTTCCTGATGTGCTATTCACAACAATTGACTTGCCATCAGAAGCAGCTGTCACAGGGAAGGGTTGCCTCATCCAGGCCAG ACTGTGTCGCCTAAAGAAGAAGGCCCAGGGAGAAGTGAATGCGACGGCCATCTCCAACCTGCTACCTTTCATGGAATACGAGCTGCACACGCAGCTGATGAATAAACTGAAGCTGCGGAATATGAATGCTCTGTTTGGCCTGCACATACAGATCAGCGTTGGCGAGAACATGCTCCTGGGTCTAGCT tctGCTACAGGAGTGTACCTGACAGCGCTACCTGCACCAGGAGGTATCCAGATTGCGGGCAAGACTCCGGGTGACCTGAGCAATGAACACCATATATTGACCATCCAGAAAAGGATTAATGACACCATAGCCAAGAACAAGGAGCTCTATCAAATAAACCCTCCG AAATTATTTGCCCTGGACCCTGAGGTGTTCTGCGGCATAAACATG gaGCTGACAGAGGAAGGGTTGGGTTCCCCGATCCCTGAGCCGAGGCAACGATCCAGACTCTTTCGCTCGCACTCAGAAAGTTCTGATGAACTGTCAGAATTGGATCTGTCCCATGGCAAAAAGGATGCATTCGTCCTGGAG ATTGATGACACTGATGCTGTAGAGGACATCCACTCTCTCCTTACTGACGCACCTCCCCCTACAG GTTTCTACAGCTGCAACACCGAAATCATGCCTGGGATTTATAACTGGACTTCAGGAATACAG ATGTTTACATCGGTGAGGGTCTTCAGGTTGAGCAATGCCAATCTCACTAACCAGGGCTTAAACAAGATCTTCACTGACCTATGTGAGAATCTGCTGAAG AGTTTTTACTTCAAGTTGCGCTCTATGATCCCCTGCTGTCTTTGTCATCTCAACTTCACTGTAGCAGTGCCAGAAGAAGAACTCATACAA GTCGCAGTGACAGCGGTTGCCATGACGTTTGACAAGGACCAGGCTCAGGAGAAGCCAGCTGAGAAGCCCATCAACAAAG GTTCCAGTGAGAATGAGGAGCAGCTGCAGTTTCCCCTTGAGTTATGTGCAGACGTGTCATCTGCCAACACTCAGCCGTCTTCCAAAGTCTCAG GTACAGTGTCTTTATTGACTCCAGCTGCAAAGCTCTGCCAAAATCAGCTGGTTATGATTCATTTACCAG GTGTCCCAGAGAGTACCAACGTCTCATCCAGAG ctgcctccGTTGATTACGGTTCCTTTGCAGACAGATGCAGCACCTGGCTAGAGCTGCTTAGGCTGAAAGCTCACACCATAAGACGAGGATCAGTTAAGACAAGTAGGAGGACACAGTCTCTAGCACACTCTG TCTCATCTTTGGAGCGCTGCAGTCCGCTGCCTGAAGGCCGTTCCCGCTCGCTGCGCTCCAGTCGATCGTTCGGGGGCAGTTCAGTAACCGTGGTGAAGATGACGCCGCTCTCCTTCCTCCCTGGGATACGCATCATTAAATACCTTGGGATCATCAACATGTTCTTCATCAGAGAGACGACATCATTGCGGGAG GAAGGCGGTGTTAGTGGCTTCCTCCATTCATTCATAGCAGAGGTGTTTGCGATGGTGCGAGCCCATGTAGCAGCCCTGGGTGGCAATGCAGTAGTGTCCTACAGCATGAAAGAGTGTGTGTTAATGGAGAATCCAAACAAGAACCAG GCTCAGTGTCTCATTAATGTGAGCGGTGATGCAGTCATTTGCGTCAGAGAAACTGACCAGGAGCCCACAGCCTCGATGACAAACATCGGACAGACCTGTTGTAGCGCAAACGACGGGGCAACatga